Proteins from a single region of Cydia strobilella chromosome 2, ilCydStro3.1, whole genome shotgun sequence:
- the LOC134755466 gene encoding uncharacterized protein LOC134755466 codes for MPVVIPATLAPRAPAGVRAREALVPTGVGGARVHEALTAAGASARARQALAAVSVERARAREAGMRRRFQFALNAQLSQSLFSGNQIHLRYKWLDGRLVGAWPTPRWEWIPSARDAARDRFGPERRDPLQLPAFELPPRFHPPTPPSMHFTHMDLHHAAAGGPRVGGGAGGAAGASSGSSGTSGAVGAGAAVLALAALVLLARALERCLDQRLFKLLRRRSDEWFTPNVLATSHHMTEEGTMEGAVPESPNLPLGEPPPPYSMCLPKSPQASSIAEPPPPYSACYVAFGGPHDPVPRVYLNGPTLDSFQDTGQPVTDQNTNHGAEPEAAGVTPEGVRAGDRGSDTRLEEWRSSRDTITLETAAVFPNSVA; via the exons ATGCCAGTTGTGATACCGGCGACGCTGGCGCCGCGGGCGCCGGCGGGCGTGCGGGCGCGCGAGGCCCTAGTCCCGACCGGCGTTGGCGGCGCCCGGGTGCATGAAGCGCTGACTGCTGCGGGCGCCAGCGCGCGGGCGCGCCAGGCACTCGCTGCCGTCAGCGTGGAGCGTGCGAGGGCGCGCGAAGCGGGCATGCGACGCCGCTTTCAATTTGCGCTCAATGCACAGCTCTCGCAGTCACTCTTTTCTGGCAATCAGATACACCTAAGATACAAATG GTTGGACGGGCGATTAGTGGGCGCGTGGCCGACGCCGCGCTGGGAGTGGATCCCCTCGGCCCGGGACGCGGCCCGAGACCGATTCGGTCCGGAGCGCCGCGACCCTTTGCAGTTGCCCGCCTTCGAGCTGCCGCCGCGGTTCCACCCGCCCACGCCGCCTAGCATGCATTTCACG CATATGGACCTACACCACGCGGCAGCGGGTGGTCCACGAGTAGGCGGTGGAGCCGGAGGTGCCGCTGGGGCCAGTTCGGGTTCCAGTGGCACCAGCGGCGCGGTCGGCGCGGGGGCAGCAGTGCTGGCGCTTGCGGCGCTTGTGCTGCTGGCGCGGGCGCTAGAACGCTGCCTCGACCAGAGACTCTTTAAAT TACTGCGGAGGCGATCAGATGAATGGTTTACACCAAACGTTCTCGCTACGAGCC ATCACATGACAGAGGAGGGGACAATGGAGGGCGCAGTTCCGGAGAGCCCGAATTTGCCTTTGGGCGAGCCTCCACCACCGTACTCCATGTGCCTGCCCAAGAGTCCGCAAGCCTCTAGCATCGCAGAGCCCCCGCCGCCTTACTCAGCCTGCTACGTAGCCTTTGGGGGGCCTCATGACCCGGTCCCCAGAGTGTATTTGAATGGCCCCACGCTGGACTCGTTCCAAGACACAGGCCAACCAGTAACAGATCAGAACACGAATCATGGTGCCGAGCCCGAAGCGGCCGGGGTGACACCGGAGGGCGTGAGGGCTGGTGACAGAGGATCCGACACTCGTCTTGAAGAATGGAGGTCGAGTAGAGATACCATAACTTTGGAAACAGCCGCTGTGTTTCCCAATAGTGTAGCCTAG
- the LOC134753091 gene encoding uncharacterized protein LOC134753091, whose amino-acid sequence MGLTAASGVMAVEVCTPLLLLCWLCCWPDDGSDSSSSGHPRKPVLVSNEGSRRSSGLRARTFGSSVVSLHLPSTSGSPSLAARSHDDLTLARASAPEVIREVLTRRDWDRSARELFIPLRPDPETFSSPHSPRSPIAPRATPEDLGLDPPCKKHHTNIKGRKELRAAPSERDEESPSTFYIGDNQTDKLEERPICSAKQEKQCMNESIRCKERPWRLAAAGPGLPGLAVDEVDALDALVAAPNALDATLDSLDSLDSTPDALDRSGAMHHALDSRAAADMGYARIVPLSPISVDVVGYEYEGGAYGDEADRFTLVPSTPVAPGAPAARARHASDGDILGPAPRPESGAFSESDVDLEQRLALKAEELQEHEESRERKPLTAPRSTSNDRRETAI is encoded by the exons ATGGGCTTGACGGCGGCGAGCGGTGTGATGGCGGTGGAGGTGTGCacgccgctgctgctgctgtGCTGGCTCTGCTGCTGGCCCGACGACGGCTCTG ACTCGTCCAGCTCCGGGCATCCTCGCAAGCCTGTCTTAGTCAGTAATG AAGGTTCGAGGCGGTCATCAGGACTGCGCGCGCGCACTTTTGGGAGCAGCGTCGTATCATTGCATCTTCCCAGCACCTCTG GGTCCCCGAGCCTGGCTGCGCGGAGCCACGATGACCTAACTTTAGCCCGGGCCTCCGCACCAGAAGTGATACGAGAGGTGCTCACGCGGCGCGACTGGGACCGCTCCGCGCGAGAACTCTTCATCCCGCTGCGGCCCGACCCAGAGACCTTCTCCTCCCCCCACTCGCCCCGCAGTCCCATCGCCCCACGCGCGACCCCTGAGGACCTAGGTCTTGACCCACCTTGCAAGAAACACCACACGAATATTAAGGGGCGTAAGGAACTGCGCGCGGCGCCTTCGGAACGTGATGAGGAAAGCCCATCAACTTTTTACATCGGTGACAACCAAACTGATAAAC tGGAAGAAAGACCGATATGctccgcgaaacaagaaaagcAGTGCATGAACGAGTCGATCCGCTGCAAGGAGCGGCCCTGGCGGCTAGCGGCGGCGGGCCCAGGGCTGCCCGGGCTAGCAGTGGATGAGGTGGACGCTCTGGACGCGCTGGTCGCTGCTCCGAATGCGTTGGACGCCACACTGGACTCACTGGACTCGCTGGACTCCACGCCGGACGCGCTGGACCGCTCGGGAGCTATGCACCACGCACTAGACTCCCGCGCCGCAGCTGATATGGGCTACGCTCGGATTGTGCCCCTCTCGCCAATTTCTGTTG ATGTAGTGGGCTACGAGTACGAAGGCGGTGCGTACGGCGACGAGGCGGATCGGTTCACGCTGGTGCCTTCCACGCCCGTGGCGCCTGGAGCGCCCGCGGCACGCGCCCGCCACGCCTCCGACGGGGACATCCTGGGGCCCGCGCCACGCCCCGAATCTGGTGCCTTCTCTG AGAGCGACGTTGACTTGGAGCAGCGATTGGCTCTGAAGGCTGAGGAACTTCAAGAACACGAGGAGTCTCGGGAACGGAAGCCGCTGACGGCACCGCGCTCTACAAGCAACGACCGCCGCGAAACTGCAATATAA